From a region of the Dunckerocampus dactyliophorus isolate RoL2022-P2 chromosome 20, RoL_Ddac_1.1, whole genome shotgun sequence genome:
- the LOC129173308 gene encoding heterogeneous nuclear ribonucleoprotein R-like isoform X2 has protein sequence MAAAEVNGSSALIKEEEEPMDVTGTLSESYQTLIDAGLPQKVAESLDNIFQTGLVVYAELDERAIDALREFSEEGALAVLQQFRESDLSHVQNKSAFLCGVMKTYRQREKQGSKVQESTKGPDEAKIKALLEQTGYTLDVTTGQRKYGGPPPEEVFKGVQPGIGTEVFVGKIPRDLYEDELVPLFESAGPIWDLRLMMDPLSGQNRGYAFITFCNKDDAQKAVKLCDNCEIRPGKYLGVCISVANNRLFVGSIPKNKTRESILEDFGKVTEGLQEVILYHQPDDKKKNRGFCFLEYEDHKSAAQARRRLMSGKIKVWGNPVTVEWADPVAEPDPEVMAKVKVLFVRKLATAVTEELLEKTFSQFGKLERVKKLKDYAFVHFEERDAAVKAMDEMNGKELGGEEIEIVLAKPPDKKRKERQAARQTSRNAGYDDYYYYPPPRMPPPGRGRGRGGRGGFSYPADYYGYEDYYDDYYGYDYHDYRGGYEDPYYGYDDVYSSRGRGSRPSRGGPPQSRARGVPPTRGRGGYAQRGPPLGAPRGSRGGRGTPFQPQRGRGPRGARGNRGGNVGGKRKADVFNQPDSKRRQTNNQQNWGSQPIAQQPLQQGADYSGNYGYSNDTMEFSQDSYGQQWK, from the exons ATGGCTGCCGCTGAGGTGAATGGTAGTTCTGCCCTAATAAAGGAGGAAGAAGAACCCATGGATGTAACAGGAACGCTCTCGGAGAGCTACCAGACACTCATTGATGCTGGGCTACCGCAGAAAGTTGCTGAAAGTCTCGACAACATCTTTCAGACAG GCCTGGTGGTATATGCTGAACTGGATGAGAGGGCCATTGACGCTCTGCGCGAGTTCAGCGAGGAGGGTGCACTCGCTGTGCTGCAGCAGTTCAGAGAGAGTGACCTGTCACATGTGCAG AACAAGAGCGCTTTCCTCTGCGGGGTGATGAAGACTTACCGACAGAGAGAGAAACAAGGTAGCAAAGTACAAGAGTCCACCAAAGGGCCAGATGAAGCAAAAATAAAG GCTCTTTTGGAGCAGACAGGATACACTCTGGACGTCACCACGGGGCAGAGGAAATATGGAGGCCCCCCACCCGAGGAGGTTTTCAAAGGAGTTCAACCAGGGATTGGGACAGag GTGTTTGTTGGAAAAATCCCGAGGGACTTGTATGAAGATGAGTTGGTGCCACTCTTTGAGTCTGCTGGCCCCATCTGGGACCTCAGGTTAATGATGGACCCACTTTCTGGTCAGAATAGAGGTTACGCCTTCATTACATTCTGCAATAAGGATGATGCGCAAAAGGCTGTCAAGCTT TGTGATAACTGTGAAATTCGCCCTGGCAAGTACTTGGGAGTGTGCATATCTGTTGCAAACAATCGCCTGTTTGTTGGATCTATCCCAAAGAATAAGACTAGAGAAAGTATATTAGAAGACTTTGGCAAAGTTACAG AGGGTCTCCAAGAGGTGATTTTGTACCACCAGCCAGATGATAAGAAGAAAAACAGAGGCTTCTGCTTCCTGGAGTACGAGGACCACAAGTCTGCTGCACAGGCTCGACGCCGGCTCATGAGTGGAAAGATCAAAGTGTGGGGGAATCCAGTAACTGTCGAGTGGGCTGACCCTGTCGCAGAGCCAGACCCTGAGGTTATGGCAAAG GTAAAAGTGCTCTTTGTCAGGAAACTGGCCACAGCAGTGACAGAAGAGCTCCTTGAAAAGACATTCTCCCAGTTTGGAAAGCTGGAGCGAGTGAAGAAACTGAAAGACTACGCCTTTGTTCATTTCGAAGAAAGGGATGCTGCTGTAAAG GCTATGGATGAGATGAACGGAAAGGAGCTTGGAGGTGAAGAAATTGAGATTGTCCTGGCGAAGCCTCCAGACAAGAAGAGGAAAGAGCGCCAAGCAGCCCGGCAGACCTCCAGGAATGCAGG GTATGACGACTACTATTACTACCCGCCTCCACGCATGCCACCGCCAGGACGTGGTAGAGGGCGTGGTGGTCGGGGTGGGTTTTCCTATCCAGCAGATTACTATGGCTATGAAGACTATTATGACGACTACTATGGCTATGACTATCATGACTACCGTGGTGGCTACGAAGACCCTTACTACGGCTACGATGACGTATACAGCAGCAGAGGGCGTGGCAGCCGTCCCAGCAGGGGCGGGCCGCCTCAATCTCGGGCCCGCGGGGTGCCACCGACCCGAGGCAGGGGAGGCTACGCCCAAAGAGGGCCGCCCCTGGGAGCACCAAGGGGCAGCCGCGGAGGGCGGGGAACCCCATTCCAGCCACAGAGGGGCCGCGGGCCTCGCGGGGCCCGGGGGAACCGCGGGGGAAACGTCGGTGGCAAGAGGAAGGCGGACGTGTTCAACCAGCCGGACTCCAAGCGCCGGCAGaccaacaaccagcagaactgGGGGTCCCAGCCCATCGCCCAGCAGCCCCTGCAGCAAGGGGCCGACTATTCCGGTAACTATGGTTACAGTAATGACACCATGGAGTTTTCACAGGATTCTTATGGGCAACAGTGGAAGTAA
- the LOC129173308 gene encoding heterogeneous nuclear ribonucleoprotein R-like isoform X1 — MFGRCSRSPSTRPSCLEICLVGSTQNIFLHIFPPVARHRSCVIIPNTLLSFFGIKPEEEEPMDVTGTLSESYQTLIDAGLPQKVAESLDNIFQTGLVVYAELDERAIDALREFSEEGALAVLQQFRESDLSHVQNKSAFLCGVMKTYRQREKQGSKVQESTKGPDEAKIKALLEQTGYTLDVTTGQRKYGGPPPEEVFKGVQPGIGTEVFVGKIPRDLYEDELVPLFESAGPIWDLRLMMDPLSGQNRGYAFITFCNKDDAQKAVKLCDNCEIRPGKYLGVCISVANNRLFVGSIPKNKTRESILEDFGKVTEGLQEVILYHQPDDKKKNRGFCFLEYEDHKSAAQARRRLMSGKIKVWGNPVTVEWADPVAEPDPEVMAKVKVLFVRKLATAVTEELLEKTFSQFGKLERVKKLKDYAFVHFEERDAAVKAMDEMNGKELGGEEIEIVLAKPPDKKRKERQAARQTSRNAGYDDYYYYPPPRMPPPGRGRGRGGRGGFSYPADYYGYEDYYDDYYGYDYHDYRGGYEDPYYGYDDVYSSRGRGSRPSRGGPPQSRARGVPPTRGRGGYAQRGPPLGAPRGSRGGRGTPFQPQRGRGPRGARGNRGGNVGGKRKADVFNQPDSKRRQTNNQQNWGSQPIAQQPLQQGADYSGNYGYSNDTMEFSQDSYGQQWK, encoded by the exons ATGTTTGGTCGTTGTTCACGTTCACCGTCGACGAGACCTAGCTGTCTGGAAATTTGTCTCGTGGGTtcgacacaaaacatttttcttcacatttttccTCCCGTTGCCAGGCACCGTAGTTGTGTTATAATTCCAAACACGCTACTGTCGTTTTTCGGAATTAAACCG GAGGAAGAAGAACCCATGGATGTAACAGGAACGCTCTCGGAGAGCTACCAGACACTCATTGATGCTGGGCTACCGCAGAAAGTTGCTGAAAGTCTCGACAACATCTTTCAGACAG GCCTGGTGGTATATGCTGAACTGGATGAGAGGGCCATTGACGCTCTGCGCGAGTTCAGCGAGGAGGGTGCACTCGCTGTGCTGCAGCAGTTCAGAGAGAGTGACCTGTCACATGTGCAG AACAAGAGCGCTTTCCTCTGCGGGGTGATGAAGACTTACCGACAGAGAGAGAAACAAGGTAGCAAAGTACAAGAGTCCACCAAAGGGCCAGATGAAGCAAAAATAAAG GCTCTTTTGGAGCAGACAGGATACACTCTGGACGTCACCACGGGGCAGAGGAAATATGGAGGCCCCCCACCCGAGGAGGTTTTCAAAGGAGTTCAACCAGGGATTGGGACAGag GTGTTTGTTGGAAAAATCCCGAGGGACTTGTATGAAGATGAGTTGGTGCCACTCTTTGAGTCTGCTGGCCCCATCTGGGACCTCAGGTTAATGATGGACCCACTTTCTGGTCAGAATAGAGGTTACGCCTTCATTACATTCTGCAATAAGGATGATGCGCAAAAGGCTGTCAAGCTT TGTGATAACTGTGAAATTCGCCCTGGCAAGTACTTGGGAGTGTGCATATCTGTTGCAAACAATCGCCTGTTTGTTGGATCTATCCCAAAGAATAAGACTAGAGAAAGTATATTAGAAGACTTTGGCAAAGTTACAG AGGGTCTCCAAGAGGTGATTTTGTACCACCAGCCAGATGATAAGAAGAAAAACAGAGGCTTCTGCTTCCTGGAGTACGAGGACCACAAGTCTGCTGCACAGGCTCGACGCCGGCTCATGAGTGGAAAGATCAAAGTGTGGGGGAATCCAGTAACTGTCGAGTGGGCTGACCCTGTCGCAGAGCCAGACCCTGAGGTTATGGCAAAG GTAAAAGTGCTCTTTGTCAGGAAACTGGCCACAGCAGTGACAGAAGAGCTCCTTGAAAAGACATTCTCCCAGTTTGGAAAGCTGGAGCGAGTGAAGAAACTGAAAGACTACGCCTTTGTTCATTTCGAAGAAAGGGATGCTGCTGTAAAG GCTATGGATGAGATGAACGGAAAGGAGCTTGGAGGTGAAGAAATTGAGATTGTCCTGGCGAAGCCTCCAGACAAGAAGAGGAAAGAGCGCCAAGCAGCCCGGCAGACCTCCAGGAATGCAGG GTATGACGACTACTATTACTACCCGCCTCCACGCATGCCACCGCCAGGACGTGGTAGAGGGCGTGGTGGTCGGGGTGGGTTTTCCTATCCAGCAGATTACTATGGCTATGAAGACTATTATGACGACTACTATGGCTATGACTATCATGACTACCGTGGTGGCTACGAAGACCCTTACTACGGCTACGATGACGTATACAGCAGCAGAGGGCGTGGCAGCCGTCCCAGCAGGGGCGGGCCGCCTCAATCTCGGGCCCGCGGGGTGCCACCGACCCGAGGCAGGGGAGGCTACGCCCAAAGAGGGCCGCCCCTGGGAGCACCAAGGGGCAGCCGCGGAGGGCGGGGAACCCCATTCCAGCCACAGAGGGGCCGCGGGCCTCGCGGGGCCCGGGGGAACCGCGGGGGAAACGTCGGTGGCAAGAGGAAGGCGGACGTGTTCAACCAGCCGGACTCCAAGCGCCGGCAGaccaacaaccagcagaactgGGGGTCCCAGCCCATCGCCCAGCAGCCCCTGCAGCAAGGGGCCGACTATTCCGGTAACTATGGTTACAGTAATGACACCATGGAGTTTTCACAGGATTCTTATGGGCAACAGTGGAAGTAA
- the atp5if1a gene encoding ATPase inhibitor A, mitochondrial, protein MSRLLLRTNLRGCIASQVRMASDQLGELGKGAGKGGGGGGSVREAGGAFGKREVAEEERYFRQKEKEQMEALKKHHTEEIEHHRKEIERLQKEIDRHKGKIRKLKHDD, encoded by the exons ATGTCAAGGCTTCTTTTGAGAACCAACCTGAGAGGATGTATCGCCTCTCAGGTTAGAATGGCGTCTGATCAG CTTGGTGAACTCGGCAAGGGAGCAGGAAAAGGTGGCGGTGGCGGGGGCTCCGTGAGGGAAGCAGGGGGAGCCTTTGGAAAGCGAGAAGTTGCAGAGGAGGAGCGGTACTTCAG GCAAAAGGAGAAGGAGCAGATGGAAGCACTGAAGAAGCACCACACAGAGGAGATTGAGCACCACAGAAAGGAGATTGAGCGCCTACAAAAGGAGATTGACCGTCACAAGGGCAAAATTAGAAAGCTTAAACATGATGATTGA